A part of Rattus norvegicus strain BN/NHsdMcwi chromosome 4, GRCr8, whole genome shotgun sequence genomic DNA contains:
- the Gp9 gene encoding platelet glycoprotein IX precursor: MAPAQASQPICWIPTWGLLLLLWPVTTATQDCPRPCTCQSLETMGLKVNCEGRGLTALPVLPANTRQLLLTNNSLRSVPPGAFDHMPQLWELKVAHNPWHCDCSLTYLRLWLEDHMPEALSHVYCASPDLATQRPLGQLTGYELGNCGWKLPPSWAYSGIWWDVSLVAVAVLGLILLAGLLNTFTESRN; encoded by the coding sequence CCCATCTGCTGGATACCTACCTGGGGGCTCCTGTTGCTGCTCTGGCCTGTGACCACAGCTACTCAGGATTGCCCCAGACCCTGTACCTGCCAGTCCTTGGAAACCATGGGGTTAAAGGTAAACTGTGAGGGGCGAGGCCTCACAGCCCTGCCTGTGCTGCCAGCTAACACTCGCCAGCTCCTGCTGACCAACAACAGCCTACGTTCAGTGCCACCTGGTGCCTTTGACCACATGCCTCAGCTGTGGGAACTTAAGGTGGCACACAACCCCTGGCACTGCGACTGCAGCCTCACCTACCTACGCCTCTGGCTGGAGGACCACATGCCCGAGGCCCTGTCACATGTGTACTGTGCCAGCCCGGACTTGGCTACCCAGCGCCCACTGGGCCAGCTCACAGGCTATGAGCTAGGTAACTGTGGCTGGAAGCTGCCACCATCCTGGGCCTATTCAGGGATCTGGTGGGATGTGTCACTGGTGGCTGTGGCTGTGCTAGGCCTGATTCTGCTGGCTGGTCTACTGAACACATTTACAGAGTCCC